Proteins encoded together in one Musa acuminata AAA Group cultivar baxijiao chromosome BXJ3-6, Cavendish_Baxijiao_AAA, whole genome shotgun sequence window:
- the LOC103989072 gene encoding alpha-(1,4)-fucosyltransferase, protein MPPVNNHALLRFLPSSVLVLLVLLLTTYVDFSSLSSHFGFSSSSFAAAARTIADPGPAPAPALADNVGRLAEPLPDTAPTPDHPPETFTDLAAAFARWDEEVGCDRFREKHGYSNWTADPSAIQDAEAGDCSSLGARHVSILVKGWSWIPDEMDDLYSCRCGMTCLWTKSEALADKPDAVFFEWDSPPKTRQKGEPLRVYMDIEPTRKRSGYEDIFVGYHAKDDVQCTYPASLIHKSRNYHVSSKKRSDILVYWSSSRCFQFRNELAEKFFAHISHHSFGGCVNNVGGSDAALSFYPECKMELVAKQHWWGHVHCAMSHYKFVLAIENTKTNSYITEKLYYALDAGAVPIYFGAPDVESFIPPHSIIDGSKFDSMEALASYVKAVADDPIAYAEYHAWRRCGVMGYYRKNRATSLDALPCRLCEYVSRKGGRDAA, encoded by the exons ATGCCGCCGGTAAACAACCACGCCCTCCTTCGCTTCCTCCCCTCCTCCGTTCTCGTCCTCCTTGTCCTCCTCCTCACCACCTACGTTGACTTCTCCTCCCTCTCATCTCACTTcggcttctcttcctcctccttcgctGCGGCCGCCAGGACCATCGCCGACCCCGGCCCTGCCCCCGCCCCAGCCCTCGCCGACAACGTTGGGAGGCTCGCGGAGCCGCTCCCCGACACAGCCCCTACCCCTGACCATCCGCCCGAGACCTTCACTGACCTCGCCGCCGCGTTCGCGAGATGGGACGAGGAGGTGGGCTGCGATCGGTTCCGGGAGAAGCACGGTTACAGTAACTGGACCGCGGACCCGTCGGCGATCCAGGACGCGGAGGCCGGCGACTGCTCGAGCCTCGGCGCCAGGCACGTGAGCATTCTGGTGAAGGGGTGGAGTTGGATcccggacgagatggatgatctgtACTCGTGCCGGTGCGGGATGACCTGCCTCTGGACCAAATCCGAAGCCCTAGCCGACAAGCCCGACGCCGTGTTCTTCGAGTGGGATTCGCCTCCGAAGACG AGGCAAAAGGGTGAACCGCTTCGAGTGTATATGGATATCGAACCCACTAGGAAACGGTCAGGATATGAAGACATATTTGTTGGTTATCATGCCAAGGATGATGTGCAGTGCACATACCCTGCTTCCCTTATTCATAAATCCCGGAATTACCATGTCTCCTCTAAGAAACGAAGC GACATCCTTGTCTACTGGTCTTCTTCGCGGTGTTTCCAGTTCCGAAACGAACTTGCCGAGAAGTTTTTTGCCCACATCTCCCATCATTCTTTTGGAGGTTGCGTGAACAATGTAGGGGGTAGTGATGCAGCACTTTCCTTCTACCCCGAGTGCAAAATGGAGCTGGTCGCCAAACAACACTGGTGGGGGCACGTACACTGTGCCATGTCGCATTACAAGTTTGTCCTCGCCATTGAAAACACCAAGACGAACAGCTACATCACCGAGAAGCTCTACTATGCTCTTGATGCTGGTGCAGTGCCCATCTACTTTGGGGCACCGGATGTCGAAAGCTTCATCCCTCCGCATTCTATCATTGATGGATCCAAGTTTGACTCCATGGAAGCGCTGGCTTCGTATGTGAAGGCTGTGGCAGATGACCCCATTGCCTATGCAGAGTACCATGCTTGGAGGAGGTGCGGCGTGATGGGTTACTACAGGAAGAACCGTGCCACCAGCCTCGATGCGCTGCCGTGCCGGCTGTGCGAGTATGTGAGCAGGAAAGGCGGAAGAGATGCTGCGTGA
- the LOC135640034 gene encoding alpha-(1,4)-fucosyltransferase-like, translating into MSPLRHHALARFLPSSSLLLLLFLFVTSYLDFSSLSSTSSSSAMAVARPVRDPALQRRAEPRTDLAAAFARWDEEVGCYRFRDKHRNWTADPSAIQDAEAGDCSTLGASHISILVKGWTWIPDETDNLYSCRCGMTCLWTKSAALADKPDAVFFEWKTPPKTRRKGEPLRVYMDLEASRQPTGSEDIFVGFHAKDDVQCTYAGSMFRKFRSYYVSSKKRNDVLVYWSSSKCYQHRTELAEKFFAHISHHSFGSCLNNVGGRDAAISLYPECRMELTAEPHWWDHLHCAMSQYKFVLAIENTMAESYVTEKLYYALDAGSVPIYFGAPDVQSFVPPHSIIDGSKFRSMEELATYVKAVADDPVAYSEYHAWRRCGVMGYYGRNRAASLDALPCRLCEYVSRKGGRGAE; encoded by the exons ATGTCGCCGCTACGCCACCACGCGCTCGCCCGCTTCCTcccctcttcctccctcctcctcctcctcttcctcttcgtcaCCAGCTACCTCGACTTCTCATccctctcctccacctcctcctcctccgcaatGGCCGTAGCCAGGCCAGTCCGCGATCCCGCCCTCCAGAGGCGGGCCGAGCCCCGCACCGACCTCGCGGCCGCCTTCGCGAGATGGGACGAGGAGGTTGGCTGCTATCGGTTCCGCGACAAGCACCGCAACTGGACAGCCGACCCGTCGGCGATCCAGGACGCCGAGGCAGGCGACTGCTCCACGCTCGGCGCCTCCCACATCAGCATTCTGGTGAAGGGGTGGACTTGGATTCCCGACGAGACGGACAACCTGTACTCCTGCCGCTGCGGCATGACTTGTCTCTGGACCAAATCCGCCGCCCTCGCCGACAAGCCCGACGCcgtgttcttcgagtggaaaacgcCTCCAAAGACG AGgcgaaagggtgaaccacttcgtGTTTACATGGATCTCGAAGCCAGCAGGCAACCAACAGGATCGGAAGACATATTTGTTGGATTCCATGCCAAGGATGATGTTCAATGCACATATGCTGGATCCATGTTCCGTAAATTCCGGAGTTACTATGTCTCCTCCAAGAAAAGAAAC GATGTTCTTGTTTACTGGTCTTCGTCGAAGTGCTACCAACACCGAACTGAGCTTGCAGAAAAGTTCTTTGCTCACATCTCGCATCACTCCTTCGGAAGCTGCTTGAACAACGTAGGGGGCAGAGACGCCGCCATTTCCTTGTACCCCGAGTGCAGGATGGAGCTGACTGCCGAGCCACATTGGTGGGATCATCTGCACTGTGCCATGTCGCAGTACAAGTTCGTCCTCGCCATCGAGAACACCATGGCGGAGAGCTACGTCACCGAGAAGCTCTACTATGCTCTGGATGCTGGTTCGGTGCCGATCTACTTTGGGGCGCCGGACGTGCAAAGCTTCGTCCCTCCGCATTCCATCATAGATGGATCCAAGTTTAGGTCCATGGAAGAGCTGGCGACGTACGTGAAGGCTGTGGCAGATGACCCGGTGGCTTACTCGGAGTACCATGCTTGGAGGAGGTGTGGTGTGATGGGCTACTACGGGAGGAACCGTGCCGCCTCTCTCGATGCGCTGCCGTGCCGGTTATGTGAGTACGTGAGCAGGAAAGGTGGAAGAGGTGCTGAATGA